Proteins encoded in a region of the Sander lucioperca isolate FBNREF2018 chromosome 4, SLUC_FBN_1.2, whole genome shotgun sequence genome:
- the si:dkey-76b14.2 gene encoding DENN domain-containing protein 1B isoform X2 — MGSRLKENPERTFYWFFEATCPIARDKDPGVLFQFPEDFSDEESYQTLPRFCFPYDIQRAREGVAVQHFTFVLTDLEGCQRFGFCRLTNNTHTCLCILSYLPWFEVFYKLLNNLADYLTKGQTNEMKALLAALYKQPLPLAAGSVTLQMVPYFIAPDPRSLPSIPENRNLTELIVAVDVGNLLQLYASMLFERRILIFASKLSTLTSCVHALSAVLYPMYWQHIFIPVLPPHLLDYCCAPMPYLIGVHTSLSERVRGRGLEEVVILNVDTNTLETPFDDLKRIPSDVMSGLKVCLKRQAVSPGCGVSRAFLKAQALLFGGYRDALQDDKEGEMWFSEELFVDHKSASMRHFLKSAIHLQSFKQFIDGRLDILNKEKEPDDLFEEEILKCETAAGRSKSYQQLVGHLKKGGGALILNMKSKANMGAKGLAKSGLKNLLMHKAHNEQHTLQRGGSVSHRRAKSDCLQNRLPITQHFGKSRPRRPAHKLRVPGDEEDMQDSGDTWDGAVSGPVVEDSELQKDKDEGEDSLLCDSEEMDLLGEIFDTLSSRSSHERGLLYGTRSLDLFGPDSHDYITKRGFPANPSQESLSLSISGSGSLHSWNLETTEELSDLTEDSDWLCLDTSVPEEEVTESLLAACEVGEQESRQREVKEKQEEVKVAINGNQEKEIVNENNFKEVKLEEETKKEGQEKRVNLGEDPVKELAEKRKDEWLKEKREDEQNQSEEVAEGQDIETGTNEMQKGEARQEKGKEKQEEKGEEVAESLNKLLQLNTLHPSAEEEQQRQEDKKRPTASPGPQSLIVDPKPAAGQEKRNEEVVKKEEREMRQTPSPPKVLSAVARFQSQAQKQGFQVKYRTKELAEPGRPGNVLWSREKVQTHPPCDSNISEEKNRSEGHEEEELPLIKVSDLKKKFEA, encoded by the exons ATGGGCTCCAGACTGAA AGAAAACCCTGAGCGAACCTTCTACTGGTTCTTTGAAGCAACTTGCCCCATAGCCAGAGACAAAG ATCCTGGTGTACTATTTCAGTTTCCAGAGGACTTCAGCGATGAG GAGTCTTATCAAACATTGCCCAGGTTCTGCTTCCCATATGACATACAAAG AGCGAGGGAGGGAGTGGCTGTGCAGCACTTTACTTTTGTTTTGACTGACCTCGAGGGATGCCAGCGGTTTGGCTTTTGCCGTCTCACCAACAACACACATACCTGCCTTTGCATACTCAG TTATCTTCCATGGTTTGAAGTGTTTTACAAACTTCTTAACAACTTGGCTGATTACCTCACGAAAGGACAG ACCAATGAGATGAAAGCATTGCTGGCTGCACTCTACAAGCAGCCCTTACCATTGGCAGCTGGATCTGTCACTCTGCAAATG GTTCCATACTTCATCGCTCCAGACCCCAGAAGTCTCCCTTCCATCCCTGAAAAT AGGAACTTGACAGAGCTGATTGTAGCAGTAGATGTGGGGAACCTGCTCCAGCTCTATGCCAGCATGCTGTTTGAGAGACGCATCCTCATCTTTGCCAGCAAACTCAGCACT CTGACGTCTTGCGTGCATGCACTCAGTGCTGTGTTATACCCCATGTACTGGCAACACATCTTCATCCCTGTCCTACCACCCCATCTACTGGACTACTGCTG TGCACCAATGCCTTACCTAATAGGGGTCCATACCAGTCTATCTGAG CGGGTGAGGGGCCGCGGGTTGGAGGAAGTTGTAATTCTGAATGTGGACACAAACACTCTGGAAACCCCCTTTGACGACCTTAAAAGAATACCTTCAGATGTG ATGTCTGGGCTGAAGGTGTGTTTGAAGCGTCAGGCAGTGTCTCCTGGCTGTGGTGTATCAAGGGCCTTCCTGAAAGCTCAGGCTCTGCTGTTTGGAGGCTACAGGGACGCGCTGCAGGATGACAAG GAGGGTGAGATGTGGTTCAGTGAGGAACTGTTTGTAGATCACAAGTCTGCCAGTATGAGGCATTTCCTAAAGAGTGCCATTCATTTACAGTCCTTCAAACAG ttcaTTGATGGTCGCTTGGATATTCTGAACAAAGAGAAGGAGCCAGATGATCTCTTTGAGGAGGAAATCTTAAAGTGTGAAAcagctgcag GGAGAAGCAAATCGTATCAACAGTTGGTTGGTCATTTAAAG AAAGGGGGAGGAGCGCTCATCCTTAACATGAAGTCCAAAGCAAACATGGGG GCCAAAGGTCTCGCCAAGTCTGGTTTGAAAAACTTGCTGATGCACAAG gccCACAATGAACAACACACCCTTCAGAGAGGTGGATCTGTGTCGCACCGCCGTGCTAAATCTGACTGCTTGCAGAACCGCCTGCCAATCACACAACACTTTGGGAAG TCACGTCCCCGTCGGCCTGCTCACAAACTTAGGGTTCCCGGAGACGAGGAGGACATGCAGGACTCTGGAGACACATGGGATGG AGCTGTGTCTGGGCCTGTGGTCGAGGACTCTGAGCTCCAGAAGGATAAAGATGAGGGAGAAGATTCCTTGCTGTGTGACTCGGAGGAGATGGATCTGCTGGGGGAGATCTTTGACACCCTCAGCTCCCGGAGCTCCCACGAACGCGGCCTTCTGTATGGCACACGCAGCCTGGATCTGTTTGGACCGGACAGCCATGACTATATTACAAAG CGTGGTTTTCCAGCCAACCCCAGCCAGGAGagcctgtctctgtccatcagcggCAGTGGCAGCCTGCACAGCTGGAATCTGGAAACGACAGAGGAGCTGTCAGACCTGACGGaagactctgattggctgtgcCTGGACACCAGCGTACCAGAGGAGGAGGTGACAGAGAGTCTGCTGGCAGCGTGTGAAGTGGGGGAGCAAGAAAGCAGACAGAGGGAGGTCAaagagaaacaggaagaagtGAAGGTAGCAATTAATGGGAaccaagaaaaagaaatagTGAATGAAAATAACTTTAAGGAAGTGAAGTTAGAggaagagacaaagaaagagggTCAAGAAAAGAGAGTTAATTTAGGAGAGGACCCTGTGAAAGAACTGGCTGAGAAGCGAAAGGATGAATGGTTGAAAGAAAAGAGGGAAGACGAGCAAAATCAGAGTGAGGAGGTAGCTGAGGGACAAGACATAGAAACAGGAACAAATGAAATGCAGAAGGGCGAAGCAAGacaagaaaagggaaaagagaagCAGGAGGAGAAAGGTGAAGAGGTGGCAGAATCTTTAAACAAACTTTTACAACTGAATACCCTTCATCCCAGTGCTGAGGAGGAGCAGCAAAGACAGGAGGACAAGAAGAGACCCACCGCTTCTCCTGGGCCTCAGAGTCTCATTGTTGACCCTAAACCTGCAGCAGGTCAGGAAAAAAGGAATGAAGAAGTAGTAAAGAAAGAGGAGCGGGAGATGAGACAGACTCCCTCTCCTCCTAAAGTGCTATCTGCTGTAGCACGCTTCCAGTCTCAGGCACAAAAGCAGGGCTTTCAGGTGAAGTACAGGACCAAAGAACTGGCTGAACCTGGGAGACCTGGCAACGTGCTTTGGAGCAGGGAGAAGGTACAAACACACCCGCCATGTGACTCAAATATATCAGAAGAAAAAAACCGCTCAGAGGGGCATGAAGAGGAAGAACTGCCTCTAATTAAAGTGTCTGACCTGAAGAAGAAATTTGAAGCTTAA
- the si:dkey-76b14.2 gene encoding DENN domain-containing protein 1B isoform X1: MGSRLKENPERTFYWFFEATCPIARDKDPGVLFQFPEDFSDEESYQTLPRFCFPYDIQRAREGVAVQHFTFVLTDLEGCQRFGFCRLTNNTHTCLCILSYLPWFEVFYKLLNNLADYLTKGQTNEMKALLAALYKQPLPLAAGSVTLQMGEQLLVSTEVSHPVGHPEGQEGVPYFIAPDPRSLPSIPENRNLTELIVAVDVGNLLQLYASMLFERRILIFASKLSTLTSCVHALSAVLYPMYWQHIFIPVLPPHLLDYCCAPMPYLIGVHTSLSERVRGRGLEEVVILNVDTNTLETPFDDLKRIPSDVMSGLKVCLKRQAVSPGCGVSRAFLKAQALLFGGYRDALQDDKEGEMWFSEELFVDHKSASMRHFLKSAIHLQSFKQFIDGRLDILNKEKEPDDLFEEEILKCETAAGRSKSYQQLVGHLKKGGGALILNMKSKANMGAKGLAKSGLKNLLMHKAHNEQHTLQRGGSVSHRRAKSDCLQNRLPITQHFGKSRPRRPAHKLRVPGDEEDMQDSGDTWDGAVSGPVVEDSELQKDKDEGEDSLLCDSEEMDLLGEIFDTLSSRSSHERGLLYGTRSLDLFGPDSHDYITKRGFPANPSQESLSLSISGSGSLHSWNLETTEELSDLTEDSDWLCLDTSVPEEEVTESLLAACEVGEQESRQREVKEKQEEVKVAINGNQEKEIVNENNFKEVKLEEETKKEGQEKRVNLGEDPVKELAEKRKDEWLKEKREDEQNQSEEVAEGQDIETGTNEMQKGEARQEKGKEKQEEKGEEVAESLNKLLQLNTLHPSAEEEQQRQEDKKRPTASPGPQSLIVDPKPAAGQEKRNEEVVKKEEREMRQTPSPPKVLSAVARFQSQAQKQGFQVKYRTKELAEPGRPGNVLWSREKVQTHPPCDSNISEEKNRSEGHEEEELPLIKVSDLKKKFEA; encoded by the exons ATGGGCTCCAGACTGAA AGAAAACCCTGAGCGAACCTTCTACTGGTTCTTTGAAGCAACTTGCCCCATAGCCAGAGACAAAG ATCCTGGTGTACTATTTCAGTTTCCAGAGGACTTCAGCGATGAG GAGTCTTATCAAACATTGCCCAGGTTCTGCTTCCCATATGACATACAAAG AGCGAGGGAGGGAGTGGCTGTGCAGCACTTTACTTTTGTTTTGACTGACCTCGAGGGATGCCAGCGGTTTGGCTTTTGCCGTCTCACCAACAACACACATACCTGCCTTTGCATACTCAG TTATCTTCCATGGTTTGAAGTGTTTTACAAACTTCTTAACAACTTGGCTGATTACCTCACGAAAGGACAG ACCAATGAGATGAAAGCATTGCTGGCTGCACTCTACAAGCAGCCCTTACCATTGGCAGCTGGATCTGTCACTCTGCAAATG ggAGAGCAGCTATTGGTCAGCACAGAGGTGTCCCATCCTGTTGGTCACCCAGAGGGACAAGAGGGG GTTCCATACTTCATCGCTCCAGACCCCAGAAGTCTCCCTTCCATCCCTGAAAAT AGGAACTTGACAGAGCTGATTGTAGCAGTAGATGTGGGGAACCTGCTCCAGCTCTATGCCAGCATGCTGTTTGAGAGACGCATCCTCATCTTTGCCAGCAAACTCAGCACT CTGACGTCTTGCGTGCATGCACTCAGTGCTGTGTTATACCCCATGTACTGGCAACACATCTTCATCCCTGTCCTACCACCCCATCTACTGGACTACTGCTG TGCACCAATGCCTTACCTAATAGGGGTCCATACCAGTCTATCTGAG CGGGTGAGGGGCCGCGGGTTGGAGGAAGTTGTAATTCTGAATGTGGACACAAACACTCTGGAAACCCCCTTTGACGACCTTAAAAGAATACCTTCAGATGTG ATGTCTGGGCTGAAGGTGTGTTTGAAGCGTCAGGCAGTGTCTCCTGGCTGTGGTGTATCAAGGGCCTTCCTGAAAGCTCAGGCTCTGCTGTTTGGAGGCTACAGGGACGCGCTGCAGGATGACAAG GAGGGTGAGATGTGGTTCAGTGAGGAACTGTTTGTAGATCACAAGTCTGCCAGTATGAGGCATTTCCTAAAGAGTGCCATTCATTTACAGTCCTTCAAACAG ttcaTTGATGGTCGCTTGGATATTCTGAACAAAGAGAAGGAGCCAGATGATCTCTTTGAGGAGGAAATCTTAAAGTGTGAAAcagctgcag GGAGAAGCAAATCGTATCAACAGTTGGTTGGTCATTTAAAG AAAGGGGGAGGAGCGCTCATCCTTAACATGAAGTCCAAAGCAAACATGGGG GCCAAAGGTCTCGCCAAGTCTGGTTTGAAAAACTTGCTGATGCACAAG gccCACAATGAACAACACACCCTTCAGAGAGGTGGATCTGTGTCGCACCGCCGTGCTAAATCTGACTGCTTGCAGAACCGCCTGCCAATCACACAACACTTTGGGAAG TCACGTCCCCGTCGGCCTGCTCACAAACTTAGGGTTCCCGGAGACGAGGAGGACATGCAGGACTCTGGAGACACATGGGATGG AGCTGTGTCTGGGCCTGTGGTCGAGGACTCTGAGCTCCAGAAGGATAAAGATGAGGGAGAAGATTCCTTGCTGTGTGACTCGGAGGAGATGGATCTGCTGGGGGAGATCTTTGACACCCTCAGCTCCCGGAGCTCCCACGAACGCGGCCTTCTGTATGGCACACGCAGCCTGGATCTGTTTGGACCGGACAGCCATGACTATATTACAAAG CGTGGTTTTCCAGCCAACCCCAGCCAGGAGagcctgtctctgtccatcagcggCAGTGGCAGCCTGCACAGCTGGAATCTGGAAACGACAGAGGAGCTGTCAGACCTGACGGaagactctgattggctgtgcCTGGACACCAGCGTACCAGAGGAGGAGGTGACAGAGAGTCTGCTGGCAGCGTGTGAAGTGGGGGAGCAAGAAAGCAGACAGAGGGAGGTCAaagagaaacaggaagaagtGAAGGTAGCAATTAATGGGAaccaagaaaaagaaatagTGAATGAAAATAACTTTAAGGAAGTGAAGTTAGAggaagagacaaagaaagagggTCAAGAAAAGAGAGTTAATTTAGGAGAGGACCCTGTGAAAGAACTGGCTGAGAAGCGAAAGGATGAATGGTTGAAAGAAAAGAGGGAAGACGAGCAAAATCAGAGTGAGGAGGTAGCTGAGGGACAAGACATAGAAACAGGAACAAATGAAATGCAGAAGGGCGAAGCAAGacaagaaaagggaaaagagaagCAGGAGGAGAAAGGTGAAGAGGTGGCAGAATCTTTAAACAAACTTTTACAACTGAATACCCTTCATCCCAGTGCTGAGGAGGAGCAGCAAAGACAGGAGGACAAGAAGAGACCCACCGCTTCTCCTGGGCCTCAGAGTCTCATTGTTGACCCTAAACCTGCAGCAGGTCAGGAAAAAAGGAATGAAGAAGTAGTAAAGAAAGAGGAGCGGGAGATGAGACAGACTCCCTCTCCTCCTAAAGTGCTATCTGCTGTAGCACGCTTCCAGTCTCAGGCACAAAAGCAGGGCTTTCAGGTGAAGTACAGGACCAAAGAACTGGCTGAACCTGGGAGACCTGGCAACGTGCTTTGGAGCAGGGAGAAGGTACAAACACACCCGCCATGTGACTCAAATATATCAGAAGAAAAAAACCGCTCAGAGGGGCATGAAGAGGAAGAACTGCCTCTAATTAAAGTGTCTGACCTGAAGAAGAAATTTGAAGCTTAA
- the LOC116042806 gene encoding tubulin beta-4B chain-like, giving the protein MREIVHLQAGQCGNQIGAKFWEVISDEHGIDPTGTYHGDSDLQLDRINVYYNEASGGKYVPRAILVDLEPGTMDSVRSGPFGQIFRPDNFVFGQSGAGNNWAKGHYTEGAELVDSVMDVVRKEAESCDCLQGFQLTHSLGGGTGSGMGTLLISKIREEYPDRIMNTFSVVPSPKVSDTVVEPYNATLSVHQLVENTDETYCIDNEALYDICFRTLKLTTPTYGDLNHLVSATMSGVTTCLRFPGQLNADLRKLAVNMVPFPRLHFFMPGFAPLTSRGSQQYRALSVPELTQQMFDAKNMMAACDPRHGRYLTVAAVFRGRMSMKEVDEQMLNVQNKNSSYFVEWIPNNVKTAVCDIPPRGLKMAATFIGNSTAIQELFKRISEQFTAMFRRKAFLHWYTGEGMDEMEFTEAESNMNDLVSEYQQYQDATAEEGEFEEEGEEEVA; this is encoded by the exons ATGCGTGAGATCGTGCACCTGCAGGCCGGGCAGTGCGGGAACCAGATTGGAGCAAAG TTCTGGGAGGTGATCAGTGATGAGCACGGCATCGACCCAACAGGAACCTACCATGGAGACAGTGACCTGCAGCTGGACAGAATCAACGTCTACTATAATGAGGCTTCAG GTGGAAAGTATGTACCTAGGGCCATCTTAGTGGATCTGGAGCCCGGCACTATGGATTCTGTTCGCTCCGGCCCCTTCGGACAGATCTTTAGACCCGACAACTTTGTCTTTG GCCAAAGTGGAGCTGGTAACAACTGGGCAAAGGGCCATTACACAGAAGGAGCTGAGCTGGTGGACTCAGTCATGGACGTGGTGAGGAAGGAGGCTGAGAGCTGCGACTGCCTGCAGGGTTTCCAGCTTACACACTCCCTGGGTGGTGGTACCGGCTCTGGTATGGGAACTCTGCTCATCAGCAAGATCCGTGAGGAGTACCCCGATCGTATCATGAACACTTTCAGTGTGGTGCCCTCTCCTAAG GTGTCGGACACAGTGGTGGAGCCCTACAATGCCACCCTGTCTGTCCACCAGCTGGTTGAGAACACAGACGAGACTTACTGCATCGACAATGAGGCCCTGTATGACATCTGCTTCCGCACCCTCAAACTCACCACACCCACATACGGAGACCTCAACCACCTGGTCTCTGCCACCATGAGCGGGGTGACAACTTGCTTGCGTTTCCCTGGCCAGCTCAACGCTGACCTGCGCAAACTGGCCGTCAACATGGTGCCCTTCCCTCGTCTGCACTTCTTCATGCCCGGCTTCGCTCCTCTCACCAGCAGAGGCAGCCAGCAGTACAGAGCCCTCTCTGTGCCCGAACTCACACAGCAGATGTTTGACGCCAAGAACATGATGGCCGCCTGCGACCCGCGCCACGGCCGCTACCTTACCGTGGCCGCCGTGTTCCGCGGCCGCATGTCCATGAAGGAGGTGGACGAGCAGATGCTGAACGTGCAGAACAAGAACAGCAGCTACTTCGTGGAGTGGATCCCCAACAACGTCAAGACGGCTGTGTGCGACATCCCACCCCGTGGGCTCAAGATGGCCGCCACCTTCATCGGCAACAGCACGGCCATCCAGGAGCTGTTTAAGCGCATCTCTGAGCAGTTTACTGCCATGTTCCGCCGCAAGGCCTTCCTCCACTGGTACACCGGCGAGGGCATGGACGAGATGGAATTCACAGAGGCGGAGAGCAACATGAACGACTTGGTGTCCGAGTACCAGCAGTACCAGGATGCCACGGCTGAGGAGGGAGAGtttgaggaggagggagaagaggaggtGGCCTAA